Proteins from a genomic interval of Rattus norvegicus strain BN/NHsdMcwi chromosome 2, GRCr8, whole genome shotgun sequence:
- the Lysmd3 gene encoding lysM and putative peptidoglycan-binding domain-containing protein 3, with product MAGRNQNRTASLAGIQASGHVHTFGNCTDNDMLEEDAEVYELRSRGKEKVRRSTSRDRLDDIVILTKDIQEGDTLNAVALQYCCTVADIKRVNNLISDQDFFALRSIKIPVKRFSSLTETLHPLKGRQVLHPPPVPYFQEQDTVPANDSPSSSESAGSFLKEVDRDIEQIVKCTDTKKENLNEVVSALTAQQVRFEPDNKSVHRKDPYYGADWGMGWWTAVVIMLIVGIITPVFYLLYYEILAKVDVSHHSTVDSSHLHPGLTPPSHHREMGNAIGPTKGIPVGQQDDHRLYRQDPQARD from the exons atggcaggaaggaATCAGAACCGGACTGCTTCCCTCGCAGGAATTCAGGCCAGTGGCCATGTGCACACCTTTGGGAATTGTACAGACAATGACATGTTGGAAGAAGATGCTGAAGTCTACGAACTTCGGTccaggggaaaggagaaggttCGGAGAAGCACATCGAGAGACAGACTTGATGACATCGTTATATTAACGAAAGATATACAGGAAGGAGATACTCTGAACGCAGTAGCCCTTCAGTACTGTTGTACG gtAGCAGATATCAAAAGAGTTAACAATCTCATCAGTGATCAAGACTTTTTTGCGCTTAGGTCTATCAAAATACCAGTTAAAAGGTTTAGTTCTTTGACTGAAACTCTTCATCCTCTGAAAGGAAGACAAGTTTTGCATCCTCCACCTGTTCCGTATTTCCAAGAGCAAGACACTGTGCCAGCTAACGACTCTCCTTCTTCCAGCGAGTCAGCCGGCAGTTTCCTGAAAGAGGTGGATCGCGACATAGAGCAAATAGTCAAGTGTACAGACACCAAGAAGGAGAACCTGAATGAAGTAGTGTCCGCCTTAACAGCACAACAGGTCCGATTTGAGCCTGATAACAAAAGCGTTCACCGAAAGGATCCATATTACGGCGCAGACTGGGGGATGGGTTGGTGGACAGCTGTCGTGATAATGTTGATAGTGGGCATAATAACCCCAGTGttttatttgctgtattatgaGATTTTAGCTAAAGTGGATGTTAGCCACCATTCCACAGTGGACTCTTCGCACTTACATCCAGGACTCACACCTCCATCACACCACAGAGAGATGGGAAATGCAATTGGTCCAACAAAAGGAATACCTGTTGGCCAACAGGATGACCACAGACTCTATAGGCAAGACCCTCAGGCACGCGACTGA